Proteins from a single region of Allofrancisella inopinata:
- the yihA gene encoding ribosome biogenesis GTP-binding protein YihA/YsxC, which yields MNYHHAKYIMGAAKVTQLPEDTGIEVAFAGRSNAGKSSALNTLTEQKGLARVSKTPGRTQLINLFDLGNNKRLVDLPGYGYAKVSESIKKVWQREMEHYLTSRQCLNGVVLLVDSRHELKEFDCLMIELAISCDLNLHILLTKVDKLNNKQKAEASRMLESFLKNFKSTEKVSYQLFSSLSKLGLDKFKQKLDSWYV from the coding sequence ATGAATTATCATCATGCAAAATATATAATGGGTGCTGCCAAGGTTACTCAGCTTCCAGAAGATACTGGGATTGAAGTTGCTTTTGCAGGTCGTTCTAATGCTGGCAAATCAAGCGCTTTAAATACTTTGACAGAGCAGAAAGGTTTAGCAAGAGTAAGTAAAACACCAGGTAGAACCCAACTTATAAATTTATTTGATTTGGGTAATAATAAACGTTTAGTAGACTTACCTGGATACGGCTATGCTAAAGTATCTGAGTCTATAAAGAAAGTATGGCAAAGAGAGATGGAGCACTATTTAACCTCACGTCAATGTTTGAATGGGGTAGTCCTTTTAGTAGATTCTCGTCATGAGTTAAAAGAGTTTGATTGCTTAATGATAGAGTTGGCAATTTCATGTGATTTAAATTTACATATTCTGCTTACTAAAGTTGATAAACTCAATAATAAGCAAAAAGCAGAAGCTAGTAGAATGCTTGAAAGTTTCCTCAAAAACTTTAAATCAACGGAAAAAGTTTCTTATCAGCTATTTTCTTCTTTAAGTAAATTAGGCCTTGATAAATTTAAACAAAAGTTAGATTCTTGGTATGTGTAA
- a CDS encoding queuosine precursor transporter, with product MTNFELLIFYTFIDFFVLFLAFRLFGKKGVTIFIIISLIAANIQVNKGVQYDIFGLHVIATLGNVMFGGIFVANDLLNEKYGRNEARKVVLVSIFFGISFILLMLVSTFYQTVSNDEFYQSSSDALDIFFSLSGGALKAVIIGNLVYLISQLFDVLIYAKLKSYSNDLKWLWFRNTGSTLISQIIDTILITYGFALAGIIPMQYALEVVASTLLIKYIIAIINAPLFYLLAFVKPKDL from the coding sequence ATGACTAATTTTGAATTACTTATATTTTATACTTTTATTGATTTTTTTGTCCTTTTTTTAGCTTTCAGGTTATTTGGAAAAAAAGGAGTTACTATCTTTATAATCATTAGTCTTATAGCTGCTAATATCCAAGTAAATAAAGGAGTCCAATACGATATATTTGGATTACACGTTATAGCGACTTTGGGTAATGTAATGTTTGGTGGTATTTTTGTGGCTAATGATCTGCTAAATGAAAAATATGGAAGAAATGAGGCACGCAAAGTTGTATTAGTATCTATTTTCTTTGGAATCTCCTTTATTCTGCTGATGCTTGTCTCAACATTTTACCAAACAGTTAGCAATGATGAGTTTTATCAAAGCTCCAGTGATGCTCTTGATATTTTTTTCTCTCTAAGCGGTGGTGCTCTTAAGGCTGTTATAATAGGTAATTTGGTATATCTAATTTCACAGCTTTTTGATGTTTTAATATACGCCAAACTTAAAAGCTATAGTAACGATTTGAAATGGCTTTGGTTTAGAAATACAGGTTCTACTTTAATCTCACAAATTATTGATACCATTCTAATTACCTATGGTTTTGCATTAGCTGGTATTATTCCTATGCAATATGCTTTAGAAGTAGTAGCCTCAACTCTTTTAATCAAATATATAATTGCTATTATAAATGCGCCTTTATTTTACCTATTAGCTTTTGTAAAACCAAAAGATTTATAA
- the gloA gene encoding lactoylglutathione lyase — protein sequence MRFAHVMIRVKDLDKSINFYTNILAMQVIKKTDNPDYKYTLAFLGYGDINDHTVLELTYNWGEHEYDHGNAFGHLCMEVDDVYKACQDVISKGGIVTRQAGPVKGGTSIIAFIKDPDGYQIELIEKKER from the coding sequence ATGAGATTTGCACATGTTATGATAAGAGTTAAAGATTTAGATAAATCGATAAATTTTTATACTAATATACTAGCCATGCAAGTTATTAAAAAAACTGACAATCCAGATTATAAATATACTTTAGCATTTTTAGGTTATGGAGATATTAATGATCATACAGTTCTGGAATTAACATATAACTGGGGTGAACATGAATATGATCATGGCAATGCTTTTGGACATTTATGTATGGAGGTAGATGATGTTTATAAGGCTTGTCAAGATGTTATATCTAAAGGAGGTATTGTCACGCGTCAAGCAGGTCCTGTAAAAGGAGGTACATCGATTATAGCATTTATTAAAGATCCTGACGGATATCAGATAGAGTTGATAGAGAAAAAAGAGAGATAA
- a CDS encoding TIGR00730 family Rossman fold protein codes for MKCKGKKIIANAHGEVSFDRAKASWNIMKITSELVEGYERLDNITPAISIFGSARLKEDDYHYIQAEKLAKVLSDSGFSIITGGGSGIMEASNRGAQQGCSSSIGLNITLPFEQVPNSHQDISLFYRYFFTRKAMFIKHSMAYIVMPGGFGTLDELFDTTTLVQTKKKAYMPIILVGKEFWSGLLDWVKTTMVNKGVITEQEVGLLTLVDSAEEVVEIIQEHYNNTYSSKEHAKIVF; via the coding sequence ATGAAATGTAAAGGTAAAAAAATTATAGCTAACGCTCATGGAGAAGTAAGTTTTGATCGTGCTAAAGCAAGTTGGAATATAATGAAAATAACTTCTGAGCTTGTTGAAGGTTATGAACGCTTAGATAATATTACTCCTGCTATAAGTATATTTGGATCAGCTAGGTTAAAAGAAGATGACTACCATTATATTCAAGCTGAGAAGCTAGCTAAAGTACTTTCTGATAGTGGATTTTCCATTATTACTGGAGGAGGTTCAGGAATAATGGAAGCTAGTAATAGAGGAGCCCAACAAGGGTGTTCTTCTAGTATAGGGTTAAATATAACCTTACCCTTCGAGCAAGTTCCAAATAGTCATCAAGATATATCTTTATTTTATAGATACTTTTTCACCCGTAAGGCAATGTTTATTAAACACTCAATGGCATATATTGTTATGCCAGGCGGATTTGGGACATTAGATGAATTATTTGATACAACAACACTAGTACAAACTAAGAAAAAAGCCTATATGCCAATTATATTAGTTGGTAAAGAATTTTGGAGTGGGCTTTTAGACTGGGTTAAAACCACTATGGTGAATAAAGGAGTAATAACAGAACAAGAAGTTGGATTATTAACCTTAGTTGATAGTGCTGAAGAAGTAGTTGAAATTATACAAGAGCACTATAATAATACCTACAGTTCTAAAGAGCATGCAAAAATCGTATTTTAG
- a CDS encoding enoyl-ACP reductase FabI: MGFLKGKKILITGLLSNKSIAYGIAKAMHREGAELAFTYVGQFKDRVEKLCTEFNPAAVLPCDVTSDEEIKNLFVDLNKVWDGLDGIIHSIAFAPRDQLEGNFIDCVTREGFAIAHDISAYSFAALAKEGRQMMKGRKASLVALTYIGAEKAMPSYNTMGVAKASLEATVRYTALALGEDGINVNAVSAGPIKTLAASGISNFKKMLDYNATVSPLKKNVDVMEVGNTVAFLCSDMASGITGEVIHVDAGYHCVSMGNVL, encoded by the coding sequence ATGGGTTTTTTAAAGGGTAAAAAAATATTAATTACTGGGCTTTTAAGCAATAAATCAATTGCCTATGGTATTGCAAAAGCTATGCATAGAGAGGGTGCGGAACTTGCATTTACATACGTAGGGCAATTTAAAGATAGAGTGGAAAAATTATGTACAGAGTTTAATCCTGCAGCAGTCTTGCCTTGTGATGTAACCTCGGATGAAGAAATCAAAAATTTATTTGTAGACCTGAATAAAGTATGGGACGGCCTTGATGGTATCATTCACTCTATTGCATTTGCTCCTCGTGATCAGTTAGAAGGTAACTTTATTGATTGTGTTACGCGTGAAGGTTTTGCTATTGCTCATGATATTAGTGCATATTCTTTTGCTGCTTTAGCTAAAGAAGGCCGTCAGATGATGAAAGGTAGAAAAGCTTCTTTAGTTGCACTTACTTATATTGGTGCTGAAAAAGCTATGCCAAGCTATAATACTATGGGTGTTGCTAAAGCATCTTTAGAAGCTACTGTTAGATATACAGCATTAGCTCTAGGTGAAGATGGTATAAATGTAAATGCTGTTTCAGCTGGCCCAATTAAGACTTTAGCAGCTTCTGGTATTAGTAACTTTAAGAAAATGCTAGATTATAATGCTACAGTATCTCCACTTAAGAAAAATGTTGATGTTATGGAAGTTGGTAATACAGTTGCTTTCTTATGCTCAGATATGGCTTCTGGTATCACTGGAGAGGTTATACACGTAGATGCTGGTTACCACTGTGTAAGTATGGGTAATGTTCTTTAA
- a CDS encoding KpsF/GutQ family sugar-phosphate isomerase, which translates to MSRNYIENAKKTFELEIKALEKLKNAINSEFERACKIILANKHGRVIITGMGKSGHIGKKIAATLASTGTPAFFVHPGEAGHGDFGMITSNDILIAISNSGNSTEIMGLMPMLKHLDIPIITITSNEDSMMAKSSDVILNLHVDKEACPLNLAPTSSTTATLVLGDALAIALLKAKNFSARDFAFSHPSGSLGKKLTLKVENIMRKGDEIPKVKSTDTIRKAILEISDKGIGNTLIAENNKLLGIFTDGDLRRIFETESFDSQVSINQVMSKNPKTILKDDMAVTALEKMEEFAITNLAVIDNDKNILGVVNMHDLVKLGLK; encoded by the coding sequence ATGAGTAGAAATTATATTGAAAATGCAAAAAAAACCTTTGAACTTGAAATTAAAGCTCTAGAAAAACTAAAAAATGCCATTAATAGTGAATTCGAGCGCGCATGTAAAATTATTTTAGCTAATAAGCACGGTCGTGTCATTATAACAGGGATGGGTAAATCAGGTCATATTGGAAAAAAAATAGCTGCGACTTTAGCTAGTACTGGTACTCCTGCATTTTTTGTTCACCCTGGTGAAGCAGGTCATGGAGACTTTGGAATGATAACATCTAATGATATCTTAATAGCCATATCAAACTCTGGCAACTCAACTGAAATAATGGGATTAATGCCTATGTTAAAGCACTTAGATATTCCTATAATAACTATTACTAGTAATGAAGATTCTATGATGGCTAAAAGTAGTGATGTAATACTTAATTTACACGTTGATAAAGAAGCTTGCCCGCTAAACTTAGCTCCAACATCAAGCACTACTGCAACTTTAGTATTAGGTGACGCTTTAGCCATAGCTTTACTAAAGGCAAAGAACTTCTCCGCTAGGGATTTTGCTTTTTCTCATCCTAGTGGTTCGCTTGGTAAAAAATTAACATTAAAAGTAGAGAATATTATGCGTAAAGGTGATGAGATTCCAAAGGTTAAATCTACAGATACTATTCGTAAAGCGATTTTAGAAATTAGTGATAAAGGTATAGGTAATACGTTAATTGCCGAAAATAATAAACTTTTAGGTATTTTTACTGATGGTGATTTAAGAAGAATATTTGAAACAGAAAGTTTTGACTCCCAAGTTTCTATCAACCAAGTTATGAGTAAAAATCCAAAAACCATTCTAAAAGATGATATGGCCGTCACAGCATTGGAAAAAATGGAAGAATTTGCAATAACAAATCTTGCTGTGATTGATAACGATAAAAATATATTAGGAGTAGTAAATATGCATGATTTAGTGAAATTAGGTTTGAAATAA
- the rpe gene encoding ribulose-phosphate 3-epimerase, translating into MQDFQINPSILSADLARLGDDVKSVLLAGANNIHFDVMDNHYVPNLTFGPMVLKALRDYGITAGIDVHLMVKPVDSLIESFAKAGASSIVFHPEASEHVDRSLQLIKSFGIQAGLALNPATSLECLKYVQTHIDRVLLMSVNPGFGGQKFIPATLKKAKEVSQWINTTGKDILLEIDGGVNIDNIAEIASCGVNAFVAGSAIFNSGSYEITIANMKHELEKVNNGSVAN; encoded by the coding sequence ATGCAGGATTTTCAGATTAACCCATCTATTTTGTCTGCTGATTTAGCTAGATTAGGAGATGATGTTAAAAGTGTTTTGCTGGCTGGTGCTAATAATATTCATTTTGATGTGATGGATAACCATTATGTGCCAAATCTTACTTTTGGCCCAATGGTTCTAAAAGCTCTTAGAGATTATGGTATAACTGCAGGAATCGATGTGCATCTGATGGTTAAGCCAGTTGATAGTTTGATTGAAAGCTTTGCTAAAGCTGGGGCTAGTAGTATAGTTTTTCATCCGGAAGCTAGTGAGCATGTTGATAGAAGTTTACAGTTGATTAAATCTTTTGGGATACAAGCAGGTCTTGCTTTGAACCCCGCAACAAGTTTGGAATGTTTAAAATATGTTCAGACACACATTGATAGAGTATTGTTAATGTCAGTAAACCCTGGGTTTGGTGGACAGAAATTTATTCCAGCTACATTGAAAAAAGCAAAAGAAGTTTCCCAGTGGATAAACACTACTGGTAAAGACATCCTTTTAGAAATTGATGGCGGTGTGAATATTGATAATATTGCTGAAATAGCTAGTTGTGGGGTCAATGCGTTTGTAGCAGGTTCTGCTATTTTTAATTCTGGTAGTTATGAAATAACAATAGCTAATATGAAACATGAGCTTGAGAAAGTTAATAATGGGAGCGTTGCAAACTAA
- a CDS encoding pyrimidine 5'-nucleotidase, which translates to MKTYIFDLDNTLYSYKNGLFDSQLERMREYIKIKLKISDDEKADAIRDELYYECGSTMLGLMRYHNIDYKEYLNFIDDIDIGHFQPNLKLNSHLRTLKNTSNVYVFTNASNFHADRVMKQFGLDNLFHGVLTLEDTELVAKPKEKYFEVGKNKFGIDFSKAIFFEDSSHNLVTAKYLGMETVLIHADDKKSAVNFYESQEIDYYVKDVESFLEGDYIATRN; encoded by the coding sequence ATGAAAACATATATATTTGATTTAGACAACACCCTTTATTCTTATAAAAATGGTCTATTTGATAGCCAACTTGAAAGAATGCGTGAGTATATAAAAATTAAGTTGAAAATTTCAGATGACGAAAAAGCTGATGCTATTAGAGATGAATTATATTATGAATGTGGCTCAACCATGCTGGGGCTTATGAGATACCATAATATTGATTATAAAGAATATCTAAATTTTATCGATGATATTGATATTGGCCATTTTCAACCTAATCTAAAGCTTAATAGTCATCTAAGGACTCTCAAAAATACTAGTAACGTTTATGTTTTTACTAATGCTTCTAATTTTCATGCAGATAGGGTTATGAAGCAGTTTGGGCTAGATAACCTGTTTCATGGAGTATTGACATTGGAAGATACAGAATTAGTTGCTAAACCTAAAGAAAAATATTTTGAAGTTGGTAAAAATAAGTTTGGCATTGACTTTAGTAAAGCTATCTTTTTTGAAGATTCATCTCATAATCTAGTAACAGCTAAATATTTAGGTATGGAAACGGTTCTTATACATGCAGATGACAAAAAATCTGCTGTTAATTTTTATGAAAGTCAAGAAATTGATTATTATGTCAAAGACGTAGAATCTTTCTTAGAGGGTGACTACATTGCTACCAGGAATTAA
- a CDS encoding carbohydrate kinase family protein, producing the protein MSKTIKVLTIGGATLDTIIQYEEMFTMNMQKKDNTQSFMLLEEGAKIEVKEHNSFTGGGATNAAVSFKKQNLDVSFFGKIGKDIAGEKIIQELKDFDIDISNIRYSNKYGTATSYVIPTLSGDRTIFAYRGANKDILKDDLPTQAIIQSDFIYITSLSKSSAARLPEIVKLASQNNTKVAINPGSSQLSIGESFIKDSMFGIDILVLNYQEAQKLMLSLLSIDDQGITKSTDRLEQPNLDEENSDFLNATFRLKDFFKICLDLGPKIIVVTDGANGVYAATKDKFYHSQSLNVSNVVNTLGAGDAFSSTFCANIYKGLAIEEAIKYALINACQVIQHPDAKSGLQHIADLDKMKSKIDTELDSKISINSW; encoded by the coding sequence ATGAGCAAAACTATAAAAGTTTTAACCATAGGTGGAGCAACCCTAGATACTATAATACAGTACGAGGAAATGTTTACCATGAACATGCAAAAAAAAGATAATACTCAATCTTTCATGCTGTTAGAAGAAGGTGCTAAAATTGAAGTTAAAGAGCATAATTCTTTTACAGGAGGTGGTGCTACAAACGCTGCTGTTTCTTTCAAAAAACAAAACCTTGATGTTAGTTTCTTTGGAAAAATTGGTAAAGATATTGCTGGTGAGAAAATCATTCAAGAACTAAAAGATTTTGATATAGATATCTCAAATATTCGTTACTCCAACAAGTATGGGACTGCAACGTCTTACGTAATACCAACTTTAAGTGGTGATCGGACAATATTTGCCTATAGAGGAGCTAATAAAGATATATTAAAAGATGATTTACCTACTCAAGCAATAATTCAAAGTGACTTTATATACATAACCTCTTTAAGTAAATCTTCTGCTGCTAGGCTCCCAGAAATAGTAAAATTAGCTTCACAAAATAATACTAAAGTAGCTATCAATCCAGGATCAAGCCAACTCAGTATCGGAGAGAGTTTTATTAAGGACTCTATGTTTGGAATAGATATACTAGTACTAAACTACCAAGAAGCTCAAAAGCTGATGCTTTCTTTATTATCTATTGATGATCAAGGCATTACCAAGTCTACAGATAGACTAGAGCAGCCTAATCTGGATGAAGAAAATAGCGATTTCCTAAATGCCACATTTAGGTTAAAAGATTTTTTTAAGATCTGTCTAGATCTTGGCCCTAAAATAATTGTTGTTACTGATGGAGCTAATGGTGTTTATGCAGCTACTAAAGATAAATTTTACCACAGTCAGTCTCTTAATGTCAGTAACGTAGTTAATACCCTAGGAGCTGGTGACGCTTTTAGCTCAACTTTTTGTGCTAATATATACAAAGGCTTAGCTATAGAAGAAGCTATAAAATATGCTTTAATAAATGCTTGCCAGGTAATTCAACATCCCGATGCTAAATCTGGATTACAACATATAGCAGACCTGGATAAAATGAAATCAAAGATTGATACTGAGTTAGACTCTAAAATCTCTATTAATTCCTGGTAG
- a CDS encoding cyanophycinase, which produces MPSKSVAKDQRGFIMPIGGGEDKFACPTVLEKFVDLSGGKDAKIAVIPTASKLPDTGDIYVDIFTKMGVKEIHNLKIETRLEATNKEHQDKLSECTGIFMTGGNQLLLSTTLGGTPIAQLIRKLNAEGVNVAGTSAGAAFISGFMIAGGQAGLMPRCNMVNLAPGLGLTNKLLVDQHFSQRDRLGRLLAALSYNPYMVGVGIDEDTAALLNSYNVIEVIGSGMVTIIDFSHLKHSSLHNARNNAPISLVDIRMHMLLEGQKFDLNTSLVDF; this is translated from the coding sequence ATGCCTTCTAAGTCGGTTGCAAAAGATCAACGTGGATTTATTATGCCAATAGGGGGAGGAGAAGATAAGTTTGCATGCCCTACAGTTTTAGAAAAATTCGTAGATTTATCTGGAGGTAAAGATGCTAAAATCGCTGTAATACCTACAGCGTCTAAACTTCCCGATACGGGAGATATTTATGTTGATATTTTTACTAAAATGGGAGTAAAAGAAATTCATAACCTAAAGATAGAAACCCGCTTAGAAGCTACTAATAAAGAACATCAAGATAAATTGTCTGAATGTACTGGTATATTTATGACAGGTGGGAATCAATTACTATTGTCAACTACTTTAGGAGGCACTCCAATAGCCCAACTTATTCGAAAATTAAACGCAGAAGGCGTTAATGTAGCTGGCACTTCAGCTGGAGCTGCTTTTATCTCTGGATTTATGATAGCAGGAGGTCAAGCTGGTCTTATGCCTAGGTGTAATATGGTAAATTTAGCACCAGGTTTAGGTCTAACAAATAAACTTTTAGTAGATCAGCACTTTTCTCAAAGAGATAGGTTAGGTAGGTTATTAGCAGCGCTTTCTTATAATCCATATATGGTCGGTGTGGGTATTGACGAAGATACAGCAGCACTTTTAAATTCTTATAATGTGATAGAAGTTATAGGTTCTGGTATGGTGACAATTATAGATTTTTCACATCTTAAGCATTCATCGTTACATAACGCTCGCAATAATGCGCCTATAAGTTTAGTTGATATTCGTATGCATATGTTATTAGAAGGTCAAAAGTTCGATTTAAATACTTCTCTAGTGGATTTTTAA
- a CDS encoding isoaspartyl peptidase/L-asparaginase: MQKIIIHGGCGAREDKNTSFIEYHNHLLPIVEKSYEYLKQTDDANKAAIFAAKLLEDDEIFNAGTGSRVQQDGQIRMSASIMDSKQQKFAGVINIQNIKNPIEVANRLMQQHHSILAAEQATDFAHNIMKLPKYEPMTPKRYKEYLESIKGYTGTIGVVALDSTGKICAITSTGGAGFEYPGRVGDSPTVAGNFATKEMGISCTGIGEHIVNQAVAAKVCTRVKDGMSLKEAVDRSIAESNSLGDYVGLIATDKKGNIYSGSTDIAQTLYAYAEEGQFKTFYQ, translated from the coding sequence ATGCAAAAAATTATTATTCATGGTGGCTGTGGAGCAAGAGAGGATAAAAATACTTCTTTTATTGAATACCATAATCATCTGTTACCTATAGTTGAAAAATCTTATGAATATTTAAAGCAAACTGATGACGCTAATAAAGCGGCAATATTTGCGGCTAAGCTTTTAGAGGATGATGAAATCTTTAATGCAGGAACTGGCTCAAGGGTCCAGCAGGATGGTCAAATTAGAATGTCCGCTTCGATAATGGATAGTAAGCAACAAAAATTTGCTGGGGTCATTAATATCCAAAATATTAAGAACCCTATAGAAGTTGCAAATAGACTGATGCAGCAGCACCACAGCATTTTAGCAGCAGAGCAAGCTACTGATTTTGCTCATAATATCATGAAATTACCTAAATATGAGCCTATGACACCTAAAAGATATAAAGAATATCTAGAGTCAATAAAAGGATATACTGGTACTATAGGTGTAGTAGCTTTAGATTCTACAGGAAAAATCTGTGCCATAACATCTACAGGTGGAGCAGGGTTTGAGTATCCAGGGCGTGTAGGAGATAGTCCAACAGTTGCTGGTAATTTTGCCACAAAAGAAATGGGTATTTCTTGTACAGGTATAGGTGAGCATATTGTTAATCAAGCTGTAGCAGCTAAAGTATGTACTCGTGTAAAAGATGGCATGAGCTTAAAAGAAGCTGTGGATAGATCCATTGCTGAAAGCAATAGTCTAGGTGATTATGTGGGATTAATAGCTACTGATAAAAAAGGCAATATCTATTCAGGATCTACTGATATAGCTCAAACATTGTACGCATATGCTGAAGAAGGACAATTTAAAACATTTTATCAGTAA
- a CDS encoding DMT family transporter, with product MILVLFCNRFILLDFKSLKLFGIFVGVLSGVLWGLNDVYINIFSIKIEILSTGLLTIIFSLLLAAVQDTSSCLAIFGYHYFSSPKTFFTRIRSLKKIFWVLCLAAIFAGPLGMVAGIVGISYAGPIYAGVVTSCYPIVALFLAICFLKEKPTNLKILGILLSVLAVIFISIAGERHGGSKTLIGIMFALCAMLGWGLESILFSLALKKATENHSSFLLATRQFCSAISYLVCLTFICIFFPLEFLKVVENFFMIKMLIICVMSAMASYIAYYYAIKRIGASLGTTFNATFIFWAGVFSIIFHLEKVTANFIIWGIVLIIGIYFATKGTIKNFKLAH from the coding sequence ATGATTCTAGTTTTATTTTGTAATAGATTTATTTTGCTAGATTTTAAGTCTTTAAAATTATTTGGTATATTTGTGGGAGTCCTATCAGGTGTCCTGTGGGGCCTTAATGATGTATATATCAATATTTTTAGTATTAAAATAGAAATTCTATCAACAGGACTGTTAACTATAATTTTTTCTTTACTCTTAGCTGCTGTGCAAGATACTTCATCTTGTTTGGCTATATTTGGATACCATTATTTTAGTTCTCCAAAAACTTTTTTTACTAGAATTAGATCTTTAAAGAAAATCTTTTGGGTATTGTGTTTAGCGGCTATTTTTGCGGGCCCTTTAGGAATGGTTGCTGGTATAGTTGGTATATCATATGCTGGACCTATTTATGCTGGGGTTGTCACTTCATGTTATCCGATAGTGGCTCTTTTTTTAGCAATATGTTTTTTAAAAGAAAAACCAACAAATTTAAAAATACTTGGCATATTACTATCAGTTTTGGCCGTTATATTTATATCAATTGCTGGTGAGCGTCATGGAGGCAGTAAAACATTAATTGGCATTATGTTTGCTCTTTGTGCAATGCTTGGGTGGGGGCTAGAATCAATTTTATTTTCATTGGCCTTAAAAAAGGCTACTGAAAATCATAGTTCATTTTTATTAGCTACAAGGCAGTTTTGTTCAGCAATATCTTATTTAGTTTGCTTAACTTTTATTTGTATATTTTTTCCTTTAGAATTTTTAAAAGTGGTGGAAAACTTTTTCATGATAAAAATGCTTATCATATGTGTGATGTCTGCTATGGCATCATATATCGCTTACTATTATGCTATAAAGCGTATAGGAGCAAGTCTAGGAACTACTTTTAATGCTACATTTATTTTTTGGGCGGGTGTTTTTAGTATAATTTTTCACCTTGAGAAAGTAACTGCGAACTTTATTATTTGGGGTATTGTGCTTATCATAGGTATTTATTTTGCTACTAAAGGGACTATCAAAAATTTTAAATTAGCTCATTAG
- the pgsB gene encoding poly-gamma-glutamate synthase PgsB codes for MDFWLIIGVFLVLSIYLIVENIIHNISIRSIPIRIHVNGTRGKSSVARLIAAGVRAGGHRTVAKTTGTLARYIDVDGSETPVFRIGFSNIAEQVKIMFKAKRAKADAIVIECMALQPLLQSLCELKLVKATHGVLTNARPDHLDVMGPTERDVAKALAGAVPVKAKYFTAEDVHVDFFKYACKDRGSELIVATATDAEKITDEEINKFVYSEFKINVALALKVTDDLGIPREVALKGMWEATPDPGAMTEYNFDIKGSEMNFANAFAANDPVSTKMLWDKLYSKYESCDKKVLIVNCREDREDRSKQIAEAILDWQVPDLVVLIGTGTEVFTSFYKKYAKSLNKKRSQVIICEDMQPLEILEKVYETQKANSYILVGVGNIKDIGMSLVDFCDKSHKEKRGL; via the coding sequence TTGGACTTTTGGCTGATTATAGGAGTTTTTCTTGTTCTAAGTATTTATCTAATAGTAGAAAATATTATCCATAATATAAGTATTAGGAGTATCCCGATACGTATTCATGTAAATGGTACTAGAGGTAAGTCAAGTGTTGCTAGATTAATAGCAGCTGGTGTGCGTGCTGGAGGCCATAGGACTGTTGCAAAAACTACAGGAACTTTAGCTAGGTACATAGATGTTGATGGTTCAGAAACTCCAGTTTTTAGAATAGGTTTTAGTAATATAGCTGAGCAAGTAAAAATAATGTTTAAAGCAAAAAGAGCTAAAGCTGATGCTATAGTTATAGAATGTATGGCACTCCAACCATTATTACAATCTTTATGCGAGCTAAAATTAGTTAAAGCTACACATGGCGTACTTACTAATGCTAGACCTGATCATTTAGATGTGATGGGTCCAACAGAAAGAGATGTTGCAAAAGCTTTAGCTGGGGCAGTTCCTGTAAAAGCAAAATACTTTACAGCTGAAGATGTGCATGTTGATTTTTTCAAATATGCATGTAAAGATAGGGGAAGTGAACTTATAGTTGCTACTGCTACTGATGCTGAGAAAATAACAGATGAAGAAATTAATAAATTTGTATACTCTGAGTTTAAAATTAACGTAGCTTTGGCATTAAAAGTGACAGATGATTTGGGGATACCAAGAGAAGTGGCTTTAAAAGGTATGTGGGAAGCAACCCCTGATCCTGGAGCTATGACAGAGTATAATTTTGATATTAAAGGCTCTGAAATGAATTTTGCTAATGCTTTTGCTGCAAATGATCCAGTTTCAACTAAAATGCTTTGGGATAAGCTTTATAGTAAGTATGAGAGTTGTGATAAAAAAGTTTTAATTGTTAACTGCCGAGAAGATAGGGAAGATAGGTCTAAACAAATAGCAGAAGCTATACTTGATTGGCAAGTTCCGGATTTAGTTGTTCTTATTGGAACAGGTACAGAAGTTTTTACTTCTTTCTACAAAAAGTATGCAAAATCACTTAATAAAAAGAGGTCTCAAGTTATCATTTGTGAAGACATGCAACCTCTTGAAATCCTTGAAAAAGTATACGAAACTCAAAAAGCTAATTCATACATACTTGTTGGAGTTGGTAATATTAAAGATATCGGAATGAGTTTAGTAGATTTTTGTGATAAAAGTCATAAAGAGAAGCGTGGTTTATAA